A single window of Flagellimonas maritima DNA harbors:
- a CDS encoding PepSY-associated TM helix domain-containing protein, with protein sequence MKLKKKTFFKIHSWIGVRLSILFFIVCFSGTLATLSHEMDWLFIPEIRAKNETGSWAPRNDIAKNFSVEHPEGEIEFWLRTEEPYLCDIIYKRENGERSYVFANPYTGEIQGEVQITFQRFFRDLHYFLFIPFQIGHFTVLIFGFLLLISLVTALVFYKKWWRKLFELKTGKGPLVFFRSLHRLVGIWSVPFTLLFAVTGIWYFLERTNIGGISTISNPKNPKIDTTITQDNDSLSLFDPADFDYTKAVTVAEKAIPGLRAIDILPSKSQDNAVYITGKSNVPLVRPRANRVYLNPVTFEPIKVQKATEISNVMWLNDIADPLHFGTWGGLTTKIVWFIFGFGISSLVLSGIWITAKRKALKRKKDNKKIMGPWWFVNWGLYAVMLFFMYYILVDRYSASTTAIIAISSGWAVFILLSWYLFEFRLKRVVK encoded by the coding sequence ATGAAATTGAAAAAGAAAACATTTTTTAAAATACACAGCTGGATAGGTGTTCGGTTAAGCATACTTTTTTTTATAGTATGTTTTTCCGGTACCCTGGCGACATTGAGCCATGAAATGGATTGGCTTTTTATTCCTGAAATACGTGCCAAAAACGAAACGGGTTCATGGGCTCCCAGAAATGATATCGCCAAAAATTTTAGTGTGGAACATCCTGAAGGGGAAATTGAATTTTGGCTCCGCACCGAAGAACCCTATTTATGCGATATCATCTATAAACGGGAAAATGGCGAACGCAGTTATGTTTTTGCAAATCCGTATACAGGGGAAATTCAAGGAGAGGTACAGATTACTTTTCAACGCTTTTTTAGGGATTTGCATTATTTTCTGTTCATTCCATTTCAGATTGGGCATTTTACGGTCTTGATTTTCGGCTTTCTGTTACTTATATCACTGGTCACCGCTTTGGTCTTTTATAAAAAATGGTGGCGAAAACTTTTTGAGCTCAAGACGGGAAAAGGACCATTGGTTTTTTTTAGAAGTCTCCATCGGTTGGTGGGAATTTGGTCCGTACCCTTTACCCTACTCTTTGCCGTCACAGGGATTTGGTACTTTTTGGAGCGTACCAATATTGGTGGGATATCCACTATTTCCAATCCCAAGAATCCAAAAATTGATACGACCATTACACAGGACAATGATTCTTTGAGCCTATTCGACCCAGCTGATTTTGATTATACCAAAGCTGTTACAGTTGCCGAAAAAGCCATACCCGGGCTACGGGCCATTGATATTTTGCCATCCAAATCCCAGGATAATGCGGTTTATATTACAGGTAAGAGCAATGTTCCACTAGTAAGACCACGAGCAAATAGGGTATATCTGAATCCTGTTACCTTCGAGCCCATAAAAGTCCAGAAAGCCACAGAAATAAGTAATGTAATGTGGCTTAACGATATTGCCGACCCGCTTCATTTTGGTACTTGGGGCGGACTTACCACAAAAATCGTTTGGTTCATATTTGGGTTTGGTATTTCTAGTTTGGTCCTATCGGGAATCTGGATTACGGCAAAACGGAAAGCCCTAAAACGAAAAAAGGACAATAAAAAAATAATGGGTCCTTGGTGGTTTGTCAACTGGGGACTTTATGCCGTAATGCTTTTTTTCATGTATTATATTCTTGTAGATCGGTACAGTGCTTCCACAACTGCAATCATTGCCATAAGTTCGGGTTGGGCAGTTTTTATACTGTTGAGCTGGTATCTATTTGAATTTCGGCTAAAGCGGGTTGTAAAATAG
- a CDS encoding HmuY family protein, giving the protein MKISLKLFTLLLISFVFFSCSDDDDSPELEAVESKTASNIPAPQTGGQGQGEISGEFTKFSFETGAVTTSDTEWDLAFRGTSIAVNGGTATGTNDEPTRNGNGGIAIETGTFASVTSADGLTFAQDADGAYAIPAGSDNGWYNYNFMTNILSPIPGKIFVVRTHDGKYAKVEFLSYYRDAPSDITPDIAQNDLRFYTFQYVYNPNEGETSLTVQ; this is encoded by the coding sequence ATGAAAATTTCTTTAAAACTCTTTACCCTACTTTTAATCTCGTTTGTATTTTTTAGCTGTAGCGATGACGATGATAGCCCCGAACTTGAAGCTGTTGAAAGCAAAACGGCCAGCAATATTCCTGCTCCCCAAACAGGTGGCCAAGGTCAGGGCGAAATATCTGGCGAGTTTACCAAGTTCAGCTTTGAAACCGGTGCTGTCACCACTAGCGATACTGAATGGGACCTTGCTTTTCGTGGCACCAGTATAGCCGTAAACGGCGGCACCGCTACGGGCACCAACGACGAGCCTACAAGAAACGGAAACGGAGGTATAGCTATAGAAACTGGAACTTTTGCAAGCGTAACTTCTGCAGATGGTCTAACTTTTGCCCAAGACGCAGACGGTGCATATGCCATTCCCGCAGGTAGCGATAACGGCTGGTACAATTATAACTTTATGACCAATATTCTTTCACCAATACCAGGTAAAATTTTTGTGGTCCGGACACACGACGGAAAATATGCTAAAGTTGAGTTTTTAAGCTATTATCGGGATGCCCCATCTGATATTACACCAGACATAGCCCAGAACGACCTAAGATTTTATACATTTCAATATGTCTACAATCCAAATGAGGGTGAAACTTCTTTAACTGTACAATAA
- a CDS encoding TonB-dependent receptor encodes MKNFIPVLLIMFVTFTGHAQTGNIEGATLNDDGSIAPFANILLRGTSYGTASDAEGKFILTGVPTGPQILMISSMGLASLEYPITVNPNETVTIQVKLSEGQLQLQPVEIIGRRETGYKNTVSYAATKSAAPIKEVPTTINFVTKELALDQAAFTLNDVVKNISGVNQFSFYNDITIRGFRVQGQRNSGNLVNGMRAFTSFWKQQLIPHIERVEVIKGPASALFGNASPGGTINRVTKKPLPESRQSITASVGSFNTFRTLADFTGPMSSDNKLLYRLNIGYENTDGFRDLQFARNLVFAPSFSFLPTENTKLNFDIVYQDSKGRLDRGQAVFGDGDLFSTPITKSLSAANDFLNELTLNGTVSLQHNFNDNITFNSVFMRSTYDEDLLEHRTSNRFAALGDGSIDEEKVAMRVFIRKRSWDNNSFNNYFNIKFDIGNIKNTLLVGYDYFQQELEPGGSQLEARSYLLQDGTATNVFNADNVDDYVLDADGNPATNVGHFDLTSPIANGLRDMTNYVYTTRTFNQFLQRSHGVYLQNQAALGAFKLLIGLRQEYFTDFIDYESEDEQQFEQKAFLPRVGLVYTLNPNINLYGTWVQGFQPQTAVDIINPEAGGPFDPLESELFEFGAKSDWFNGRLSASLAFYKLTQRGELYNADDPENPERLVQIGEEEAKGFELDVAGNITPNWSIVAGYAFNDAKFTESDDPAEIGRQKPNAPRHMGNLWTKYIINNGRYKGIGFGAGYNFVSERFGSIVASGANPTEFPEYGLFDAAIYYNLNKVQIQLNINNIFDKTHWVGGYDFIRAFPGAPRNVMTTVSYTF; translated from the coding sequence ATGAAAAATTTTATTCCTGTTCTATTAATTATGTTTGTAACATTCACTGGCCATGCACAAACAGGAAACATTGAAGGCGCAACCTTAAACGACGATGGTTCAATTGCCCCCTTTGCTAACATATTGCTACGTGGCACAAGTTATGGCACAGCGTCCGATGCAGAAGGAAAATTTATACTGACAGGAGTTCCGACCGGACCTCAGATATTGATGATTTCATCTATGGGACTCGCAAGTTTGGAATATCCCATTACAGTAAATCCTAATGAAACGGTTACCATTCAGGTCAAACTTTCCGAAGGTCAGCTTCAATTGCAACCCGTGGAAATTATTGGTAGAAGGGAGACTGGCTACAAAAATACTGTGTCCTATGCAGCAACAAAGTCAGCAGCACCCATAAAGGAAGTGCCCACTACCATAAACTTTGTAACTAAAGAACTGGCCCTGGACCAAGCGGCATTTACGCTGAATGACGTGGTCAAGAACATTAGTGGTGTCAATCAGTTCAGTTTTTATAATGATATTACCATCCGTGGATTCCGTGTACAAGGACAACGTAATTCGGGAAACTTGGTCAACGGCATGCGTGCCTTTACCAGTTTTTGGAAACAACAGTTGATTCCCCACATAGAACGGGTAGAGGTTATAAAAGGTCCGGCATCTGCCCTATTCGGCAATGCATCACCGGGAGGAACCATTAATCGGGTTACAAAAAAACCACTTCCTGAATCAAGACAATCCATAACCGCTTCTGTTGGTAGTTTCAATACATTTAGAACGCTTGCTGATTTTACAGGACCTATGAGCAGTGATAATAAATTACTGTACCGTTTAAATATAGGTTATGAAAATACCGATGGGTTTCGAGACCTTCAATTTGCACGGAATCTTGTTTTTGCTCCTTCATTTTCATTTCTTCCCACAGAAAACACCAAGCTTAATTTCGATATAGTATATCAAGATTCCAAAGGACGATTAGATCGTGGTCAAGCTGTTTTTGGCGATGGCGATTTATTTTCTACCCCTATAACCAAATCGTTAAGCGCTGCCAATGACTTCTTAAATGAACTTACACTCAACGGAACAGTTTCGTTACAGCATAATTTCAATGACAATATCACTTTTAACAGCGTCTTTATGCGTTCCACCTATGATGAGGATTTGTTGGAGCACCGTACCTCCAACCGATTTGCAGCTTTGGGAGATGGCAGTATTGATGAAGAAAAAGTTGCTATGCGGGTATTCATCAGAAAACGCAGTTGGGACAATAACAGTTTCAACAACTATTTCAATATCAAATTTGATATTGGAAATATTAAGAACACATTACTGGTAGGTTATGATTATTTTCAACAAGAACTGGAGCCGGGAGGTTCACAACTGGAAGCAAGGAGTTATTTATTGCAAGACGGAACGGCAACCAATGTTTTTAATGCTGATAATGTGGATGATTATGTGTTGGATGCCGATGGGAATCCAGCGACCAACGTTGGTCATTTTGACTTGACCTCGCCCATAGCTAACGGACTTAGGGACATGACCAACTATGTGTACACTACAAGAACCTTCAATCAATTTTTACAACGTTCCCATGGTGTATATCTACAGAATCAGGCAGCATTGGGTGCTTTCAAACTTTTGATAGGACTTAGGCAGGAATACTTTACCGATTTTATAGATTACGAAAGCGAAGATGAACAACAATTTGAGCAAAAAGCTTTTTTACCGAGAGTTGGACTGGTGTATACGCTCAATCCCAATATCAACCTGTATGGCACTTGGGTACAAGGTTTTCAACCACAGACCGCGGTGGATATTATCAACCCGGAGGCTGGTGGTCCTTTTGATCCCTTAGAGAGCGAACTGTTCGAATTTGGAGCCAAATCCGATTGGTTCAATGGTAGGTTGAGTGCATCCCTGGCATTTTATAAACTCACACAAAGAGGAGAACTGTACAATGCGGACGATCCAGAAAATCCAGAGAGACTGGTTCAGATCGGGGAAGAAGAAGCAAAGGGTTTTGAATTGGACGTTGCGGGAAACATTACGCCCAATTGGAGCATTGTGGCCGGTTATGCCTTTAATGATGCCAAATTTACCGAGAGCGATGACCCCGCAGAAATTGGTCGTCAAAAACCAAATGCTCCCAGACATATGGGAAACCTCTGGACCAAGTATATCATCAACAATGGGCGCTATAAAGGAATTGGCTTTGGTGCGGGCTATAATTTTGTTTCGGAACGTTTCGGTTCCATTGTGGCGAGCGGTGCAAATCCTACCGAGTTCCCGGAATATGGATTGTTCGATGCCGCTATTTATTACAATCTCAATAAGGTTCAGATTCAGTTGAACATAAACAATATCTTTGATAAGACCCACTGGGTGGGCGGTTATGATTTTATTCGAGCGTTTCCCGGAGCACCCAGAAATGTGATGACCACTGTGTCATATACATTCTAA
- a CDS encoding DoxX family membrane protein, with the protein MKTVNILYILMRLFLGGFMIYGGIQKFQKPIPAPVEVVEKAEKFKAPEKESTLQKILYISGAKQTGYFWQVLGICELLFGILLLLQGTGFIGAVFLLPITLHIFLFHVFLESDEIPELLQTGALFAVNIALVLREKAKWQHLLWIKPI; encoded by the coding sequence ATGAAAACAGTAAATATCCTGTATATTTTAATGCGATTGTTCTTGGGTGGATTTATGATTTACGGCGGTATCCAAAAATTTCAAAAGCCCATCCCCGCTCCTGTAGAAGTTGTGGAAAAGGCAGAAAAGTTTAAGGCACCCGAAAAAGAAAGCACCTTACAAAAGATTTTGTATATCAGCGGGGCCAAGCAAACGGGGTATTTTTGGCAGGTGCTGGGCATCTGCGAACTTTTGTTCGGTATTTTATTGTTATTACAGGGAACTGGATTTATCGGTGCAGTATTTCTATTGCCGATAACCCTACACATCTTTTTGTTCCATGTTTTTTTAGAATCGGACGAAATCCCTGAATTGCTACAAACAGGCGCTTTGTTTGCTGTCAACATTGCGCTGGTTTTAAGGGAAAAAGCAAAATGGCAACATTTACTTTGGATTAAACCCATATAA
- a CDS encoding TonB-dependent receptor plug domain-containing protein gives MSLNKNNILFYFLLFFCASINAQEREGKDSVLTEKLDEVIVTATRTVRQLSSLPLPVTLINKEQLQQTGVTRLNEILNEQTGIIMTPDATIGGGEGVQIQGIASDYVLILIDGVPVVGRSSGNLDLSRFAIGNIKQIEVVKGPSSSLFGSEALGGVINIITEKPTTENISGQISHRAATFNNQNTNLSLNQRFEKIGYSFFADRLSTDGFDLAPSSDGQTVNPFYNYTFNGRIFADITENLDVFASGRYFFQEFDVQPSTSEERDSNVLLRLNHDPSEKTNLQYEFYYTNYTTNEEVVDPIDDELLIANDFDQKLFRPEVRFNHSFSQTNTMTLGIGYNLENLDRSLFAETITFNSQYAFAQYDFKPLENLNIIAGARFDNHSEYNSQLSPKISAKYDFSTNFSVKGSVGSGFKAPDFRQLYLDFTNAAGGGYSVFGKEVEAAGIKRLQENDEIATLQVDPSQLGERLNAESSVGYNLGFSYKKGKISSDINFFRNDFKNLIDTQILASKTNGQNVFGYINRESVYTQGAEIDLKYKFSENLNLSAGYQLLFAYDKDKEDAIENGEVFARDPETLETFQLSRSDYFGLENRSRHTVNFKAFYKIPKWDANANLRVVYRSRFGLTDRNGNDILDDFDNSFVDGYALVNLAFGKTFLEHYSLQLGVNNLLDFKGNNPLAAQDNEVLINPGIQLFTRLNIQF, from the coding sequence ATGAGTCTAAATAAAAACAATATTCTCTTTTATTTTCTACTTTTTTTCTGTGCATCTATAAATGCTCAAGAAAGAGAAGGGAAGGACTCGGTTCTAACTGAAAAATTGGATGAGGTCATAGTTACCGCTACCCGTACGGTACGTCAATTATCCTCCTTGCCCCTGCCAGTGACTCTTATCAACAAAGAACAACTGCAACAAACCGGGGTCACCCGCTTAAATGAAATATTGAATGAACAGACTGGAATTATAATGACTCCTGATGCTACAATTGGAGGCGGTGAAGGAGTACAAATACAAGGCATAGCATCTGATTATGTATTAATCCTTATAGATGGGGTACCAGTAGTAGGAAGGAGTTCCGGCAACCTTGACCTAAGCCGATTTGCCATAGGAAACATAAAGCAGATTGAAGTGGTAAAAGGCCCATCTTCCAGTTTATTTGGTTCGGAAGCGCTTGGTGGCGTAATCAATATCATTACGGAAAAACCAACAACAGAAAATATCAGTGGACAAATCTCGCACCGAGCTGCTACATTCAACAACCAAAATACGAACCTTAGTCTCAATCAACGTTTTGAAAAAATAGGATACTCTTTTTTTGCGGACCGCTTGAGCACTGATGGTTTTGATCTTGCTCCTTCAAGCGACGGGCAAACCGTAAATCCATTTTATAATTATACTTTCAACGGTAGAATCTTCGCAGATATTACAGAAAATCTGGATGTCTTCGCATCGGGCAGGTATTTTTTCCAAGAGTTTGATGTCCAGCCCAGTACCAGTGAAGAAAGAGATTCCAATGTACTGCTTCGCCTTAACCATGACCCTTCAGAAAAAACTAACTTACAATACGAGTTCTACTATACCAATTATACTACAAATGAAGAAGTCGTAGACCCCATTGACGATGAACTTCTGATCGCCAATGATTTTGACCAAAAACTTTTTAGGCCAGAAGTTCGCTTTAATCATTCTTTTAGTCAAACCAATACTATGACACTGGGTATTGGTTACAATCTGGAAAACTTGGACCGCTCGCTCTTTGCTGAAACCATCACATTCAATTCTCAGTATGCCTTTGCGCAATATGATTTTAAGCCTCTTGAAAATCTTAATATCATTGCGGGTGCACGTTTTGATAATCACAGTGAATACAACTCCCAGTTGAGTCCTAAAATTTCCGCTAAATATGACTTCTCCACAAATTTTTCAGTAAAAGGTTCCGTTGGTAGTGGATTCAAGGCTCCTGACTTTCGCCAATTGTACTTGGACTTTACCAACGCAGCAGGTGGCGGTTATTCTGTTTTTGGTAAAGAGGTTGAAGCGGCGGGCATAAAACGCCTTCAAGAAAATGATGAGATAGCTACATTACAGGTAGATCCCTCACAGTTGGGCGAAAGATTGAACGCCGAAAGCTCTGTAGGATACAATCTAGGCTTTTCATATAAGAAAGGAAAAATTTCTTCAGATATAAATTTCTTCAGAAACGATTTTAAGAACCTGATCGATACCCAAATCTTGGCCTCAAAGACCAATGGTCAGAACGTTTTTGGTTACATAAACCGTGAAAGTGTCTATACCCAAGGTGCTGAAATCGACCTAAAATACAAATTCTCGGAAAACCTAAATCTCTCAGCTGGTTATCAGCTATTGTTCGCCTATGACAAGGACAAAGAAGATGCTATAGAAAACGGTGAGGTCTTTGCCCGTGACCCAGAGACACTGGAAACGTTCCAGTTATCGCGTTCGGATTATTTTGGATTGGAAAACCGTTCCCGACATACCGTAAACTTTAAAGCGTTTTACAAAATCCCAAAATGGGATGCCAATGCAAACCTACGGGTTGTTTATCGATCAAGGTTTGGTCTTACGGACAGGAATGGCAATGATATCTTAGATGATTTTGACAATAGCTTTGTAGACGGCTATGCGTTGGTCAACTTAGCTTTTGGAAAAACTTTTCTTGAACATTACAGTCTGCAACTGGGGGTTAATAACCTTTTGGACTTTAAGGGCAATAACCCCCTTGCAGCACAAGATAATGAAGTACTTATAAATCCGGGAATACAATTATTCACAAGACTTAATATTCAATTTTAA